DNA sequence from the Vicinamibacteria bacterium genome:
AATCTGCGTCGAACGTGGCGGGATCCGCCTCTATCGTGCGTAGAATCGAGTGTGATGTGGAAAGAATGGGTCCGACAGGCGATGGAAGAGGTGCAAGTTTCGGGTGGGGAGGGCGACGACACGCTCTCCGACACGACGCTGCGCTACCTGTTTCGAGACGAGGCCACCGGTCTTCTGGTACGGGAAGCCACGTCGGAGGACGCCGCGGCGATGGCTGGAATTGGCGCTCGCGCGTTCCGGCACGCTCACGCGAGTCTGCTCGACCCCTGGGACATGGCCCGCGACATCACGACACGCTTCGACGAGGAAGAACTGAAGCGCGTGGTCGCCGAAGCGGACTCGCACTGGCTGGTGGCCATCTGGGATCGCACCATCACGGGCTTTGCCCAGCTCCAGTCGGGAACGATACCGCTTCAGGTCCG
Encoded proteins:
- a CDS encoding GNAT family N-acetyltransferase; this translates as MWKEWVRQAMEEVQVSGGEGDDTLSDTTLRYLFRDEATGLLVREATSEDAAAMAGIGARAFRHAHASLLDPWDMARDITTRFDEEELKRVVAEADSHWLVAIWDRTITGFAQLQSGTIPLQVRGSRPLELRGVYVAPDWMRIGVGSALIRSAVQLAKHLGNESLFVTAWAGNANAIDFFKAWGFAPVGRGPFRIGRRGSGDLVILARPVPA